The stretch of DNA TGTTCCCACCAgctaagccacccagccaagggcaggagtaaattttttttatttttacttactgattttagagacagagggaggaaaggggggagcagggagagaaaaacatcgatttgtttttccagttatctatgcactcattggttgagtcttatatgttccctgaccaaggatcaaacccacaaccttggcacattgggatgatgctctaacctactgagctcTACCTGGTCAGGGCTACTACTTAGGAGtaaattttacaaacatttacaaGATTTGTGTGCTGAAACTACACAATGCTggtaaaagaaatcaaagaagatctaaataaataggGAGCACATAGTAGAGATGTCAGTTTTTCCCAAATTGATACACAAGTTAATGCGATTTCTGTCAGAATTCTGCAAGATATTTTGTGAATAtagataaaattattctaaaatttctgtGTGAAGGCCAAAGGAACTAAAATAGCTAaaacagttttgagaaagaataaagtggGAAGACTCAGATGGTTATAGAGCCGCAGTAACCAATGGGACTGGGATATTGGCAGAGGGCGAGACGCTGAAACTAACCAGTggtgcagggcagggcacccaGAAATagacacgcagacacacacactgACTTTAGCAAAGGTGCAAACGCAGTTCTTGGGATTAAGGTAGCCTTTTCAATGAGTGGGATTGGAACAAAGGGACATCGTGggcaaatacataaataaataatctcttaCAAAAACTGAGTCAAAATGATCCAAGGACTAAACcagaaaactgtaaaacttctagGGAAAAAACCTAGAAGAAAGTTTTCAGTGggcaaagagttcttagacttGACACCAAAACATGACTCATAAATGGCACAAAACCTTGTAAATCATTGAGTGGTGGGTAcatgtgtttttgttattttttggtatttttttagtatatttgagATAACACACAATTCTTTAAAGATGTGtgtttttgggttttggttttttatttagagagaaaagaagggggaagggagagaaaaacatcgatttgttgtttcacttctTTAAGTTACAAAAATACACCTTAGCTGGACCATGAAATTTTGTAAGTGTCGCCCACGCTAAGGGCCCTCATAGTGCTGCGGGCGGTCCCCACAGAGCTCCTCCGGCCCAATCTCGTCTGTCCTGTTGGGACCCATAGCAGCCCTCAGCTCTCCTGCAGGAGCCAGAATGCTGCTCAAATGGAAACAAGCTTCCCAGTGGCCAGAAGGGCTTCTCTTGTCTATATCTGAGTCTTCTTGTCTTCCAGGGATGTTGGTGGTGAATGTAACGTGGAGGAACAAGACGTATGTAGGTACACTTCTTGACTGCACACGGCATGACTGGGCACCCCCCAGGTGAGCACTCCGCGGCTTTTTAGTTTTCGTTTGTCTCAGCCACCGGAATCAGTATCCCTTGTACCTTCATCCTGCTGGGGTCGGGCAGTTTTTAGAAGACCCCCAAACCAGCAGACTCTTGGTCACCTGGTAGGTTCCCTCGCTAGTAAAAGATACCCAGCTTggggctgtacacctgaaacgagTATAATATTGAACATCAGctgtcactgaaaaataaaaattatttatttaaaaaaggaagaattaaaaaaattaacagcatCTCATAATGGTAATTTTCACCTTAGATATCATAGATgtgtttctataaaataaaagcttttgccATACGGGGGCAGGGAAAAGACACCCAGCTTGTAAAGAACATTATGGTGCAGACACAAGGGGAGGCCCTGTGTTCATCTGGaatgtaaaagaagaaatgaattagGCATCCATAAGCTGGGTagaaatggggaggaggaggtcctgtttaaacttttttttttcctgtttaaaccTTTGTCTGGATTTATGGAACTCTGACTGTTCCCTGTAGTCACCTTGCAACCAAGGCAATAGAGCCAACTTCCAGTGAACAAACATTGTTAGTGATCCTTTTTGATGGTAGCTGTCTCTCAGAGGTTTAAACTCAAgaatattttagggttttttttttaagattttatatatttattttattttagagtgagggcaaggaaaagagaaagagggaaagaaacatcagtgtgtggttgcctcttgagcactctctactggggacctgccccataacctaggcatgtgccccaactgggaaccgaacaggtgaccttttactttgcaggccagtgctcaattccactgagtcacaccagccggggctatttcagttttttaaactcTGCTAGGGTTTTCACAAGGACGTTTGTAAATTGCAGTTTGACCTTAAGATGACATTTGAGTAATGGCACCTCAGAGCTTGTCCCTAATGTTAGGGTGTGGTCTGCCAGGGTCTGGGGAGCCCAGGTGTGGGGGAATGGTGTGCAGCCAGAGTACCGGCAGCACTGCAGGAGCTCCCCCACTTGCAGTCCCACTCTTTCCAAAGTTCCTTTAACAActcctattcattcattcatagttACCATCTGGACAATTCTTCTGGAGACTGCAGCTAAACTGGTTTaaagacattttctcttttttaataatatCCTGTTGTGTTGTCCCTTTGCCAGGTTCTGTGACTCCCCCCACCAGTGACTTGGAAATGCGGAACGGTCGGGGCAGAGGCAAACGCATGCGCCCCAACAGTAACACACCTGTCAGTGAGACAGCCGCAGCCTCTGACAGCAAagggaccagcagcagcagcaaactCGGGCAGGAGCCAATAGCAAAGGCCGTCGGGGCAGCCAGAATTCCTCAGAGCATCGCCCACCTGCCAGTAGCACCTCTGAGGATGTCAAGGCCAGCCCTTCCTCAGTGAATAAGCGGAAAGCAAACCGCTTTCAGACATGGAGCTGAATTCTAGCTCAGAGGACTCCAAAGGGAGCAAGCGTGTCCGTACGAATTCCATGGGCTCAGCCACCGGCCCCCTCCCTGGGACCAAGGTGGAAACCACTGTTCTAGACAGAAATTGTCCCTCCCCGGTTCTGATCGACTGTCCCCACCCAAACTGCAACAAAAGTACAAGCACCTCAACGGGCTTAAGTATCATCAGGCTCATGCCCATACAGATGATGACAGCAAGCCAGAAGCAGATGGAGGACAGCGAGTACGGAGAGGAGCCCCCGCCTCCACGCAGACCTCGGGAGCTGCAACGGCGCCTCTGTCTCACAGAAAGGTTCCTTGTCCCCTGCCCGCTCAGCACCCCCAAAGTGCGACTCGTAGAGCCCCACAGCCCTTCTCCTTCCAGCAAGTTCAGCACAAAAGGCCTCTGTAAGAAAAAGTTGAGTGGAGAGGGACACAGACCTTGGCGCCTTGTCCAATGACGGTTCTGATGACGGACCCTCAGTGATGGATGAAACAAGCAACGATGCCTTGACTCTTTGGAAAGGAAGTTGTATAGAAAAGAAAAGTGTAAAAACCCTCTAGTTTGAAACCTGAAAGATGCCTTCAAAGAGCTTAAAGTCAGCCCGGCCCATCGCCCCGGCCATCCCCCCGCAGCAGATCTACACCTTCCAGACTGCCACCTTCACAGCAGCCAGCCCCGGCTCCTCCTCGGGCCTGACCACCACGGTGGTCCAAGCCATGCCCAACAGCCCCCAGCTCAAGCCCATTCAGCCCAAGCCCACTGTGATGGGAGAACCTTTCGCAATCAACCCTGCCTTGACGCCAGCcaaggacaagaaaaagaaagacaaaaaaaagaaggagTCTTCAAAGGAACTTGAAAGTCCTCTGACTCCTGGGAAGGTGTGTCGAGCAGAAGAAGGCAAAAGCCCATTCAGGGAATCATCAGGAGATGGAATGAAAATGGAGGGGCTCCTAAATGGCTCGTCAGACCCCCACCAGAGCCGACTGGCTAGCATCAAGGCCGAAGCTGATAAGATCTACAGCTTCACAGACAACGCCCCCAGCCCTTCCATCGGAGGCAGCAGCCGCCTGGACAGCACCACCCCGACCCAGCCTATGACTCCCTTACACGTAGTGACTCAGAATGGAGCTGAAGCCGGCTCAGTCAAAACCAACAGCCCTGCCTACTCCGACATCTCTGATGCCGGGGAGGACGGGGAGGGCAAAGTGGACAGTGTCAAATCAAAGGACCCCGAACAGTTGGTTAAAGAAGGGGCGAAGAAAACTCTTTTCCCCACTCAGCCACAGAGCAAAGACTCCCCATATTACCAAGGCTTTGAGAGCTACTACTCGCCGAACTACGCACAGTCCAGCCCAGGGGCGCTGAACGCCGGCAGCCAGGCAGGAGTGGAAAGCCAGGCCCTGAAGGCAAAAAAGGATGAGGAGCCTGAGAGCATAGAGGGGAAAGGCAAGAATGACGTCTGCGAGGACAAGAAGCCGGAGATGAGCGGCTCCAGTCAGCAGCCCTCGGTCATCCAGCAGCGGCCCAGCATGTACATGCAGTCCCTCTACTACAACCAGTATGCCTACGTGCCCCCCTACGGCTACAGCGACCAGGGCTACCACGCCCACCTCCTGAGCACCAACGCCGCCTACAGGCAGCAGTATGAGCCGAGCAGCAGAAGCGGCAGAgcttggagcagcagcagcagcagcagcagcggggacTGGACAAGAAGGCGGAGCTGGGCCTGAAGGAGCGGGAGGCAGCACTCAAGGAAGAGTGGAAGCAAAGCCGTCAATTCCACCACCTCTCACCAAGGCCCCAGCCTGTACAGACCTGGTGAGTCAGGACCCCGGCAAGGCCAAGGAGCCAGGGCTTGACCCTGCCAAATCGGTCATTATTCCCAAGTTAGATGACTCTTCCAactcccagccaggccccagaaACACTTTAAAGTGAAGCTGAGTGAGGCCAGCCACCTAGGCAAGGAGGCCCTGAGGCTAAGACAGGTGCTGAGTGGTGGCCGCCAGGCAGAGGTGGATCCGATACTCTGGTCCGACAGGTAACTGTTCTGGgggagaaataaaatactatttaattgtcttctctcttcctcacaATCAAGGCCGTCCTGATGTAGGAGGTCAACAGAatacagattagcaagagaatcTATAGTTTTAGGGATTTTTTACCTTTGTAAATGATTTTAATGGTTTCTTAAAAGCATGTTTACATCTGTAAAGGGTGTTTCCCATATGACAAGAGAGGCCGGGCAGGTTAGCCTGATTCTGCCTAGGGTGTATGGGCTTTCCCAGCAGAGCCGAAACTGGAACCAGGTGTTCTGATTCTTAGTCCACATCCTGTTTTCCTGTGGGGCGAGTTCATGGCAGTCTGTCAATGTTAGATGGACTGGAAGTGCACCTCTCAGACTGAGTCACTTTCAAAAAGATTTCTAGGAAGAGGTAGAACCAAGACTTGATGTCACGTCTTGTTCGGCTCGAGAGACTTAGGaagccttcccttccctccctgtgcCACAGTTGACCTTCCACCCCCGAGCTTGCCCTGGAGCACTGCAGCAACCCAAACAGCCTTGGAAGGGAGTGGCCTCTTCTAGTCCAAGAGTCATTTCCCCAGAAGGTTGGTTCTGTCCTAGAGGAGACCCAGTgatgaattttccttttctttccccacaTCTTGTTCATTTTTGTCAGGGAGGGGACAGGCTTTTTAAGCAGAAGGGACCGGAGTTCATTATAAATGATCAATAGAGGCCACGGTCACTACTCTGCCCCAGGTGTCGGGTATTGTCTGCTCTGGAGTTTCTGCTGGGACTCTGCGCCTAAatgtttccccctcccccttcccctgttcccccttccctgtctcttctcccctcccctctgcccctcttccATACAATGCACTCAGTGCACATTCTATGGTTGTCGTAGGAAGCAGAGCCCCGGATGTGGACGTATGTTTATCCTGCCAAGTACTCAGACATCAAGTCAGAAGATGAGCGGTGGAAGGAGGAGCGGGACCGCAAATTGAAGGAGGAAAGGAGTCGGAGTAAGGACTCTGTCCCCAAGGAGGATGGGAAGGAAAGCACAAGTAGTGACTGCAAGCTGCCCACGTCTGAGGAGTCCCGCCTTGGGAGCAAGGAGCCCCGACCAAGTGTCCATGTGCCTGTGTCCTCCCCCCTCACCCAGCACCAGTCCTATATTCCCTACATGCACGGCTACTCCTACAGCCAGTCCTATGACCCCAGCCACCCCAGCTACCGGGGCATGCCTGCTGTGATGATGCAGAACTACCCAGGTACGGCACCCCTTCCGGCGGCCGTGCCGTTGagcgggaagggaagggaagcagagattTCAAATCCGGTTTTCTTGCTTAGCCCTAAGGCTTTTTGAGGCTCGGGTAGGTGACAGCCCTTTTTTGAATGTGACATTCTGTGAAGTGGCCACTCTAAACCCAAACTCTGTGAATGACCCCTAGTTACAGTCTGTGGGACCACTTCTCCCTCGCTTGTGCCAGCTAGAGGTTGTCTCTACAGTCATTT from Phyllostomus discolor isolate MPI-MPIP mPhyDis1 chromosome 1, mPhyDis1.pri.v3, whole genome shotgun sequence encodes:
- the ZNF609 gene encoding LOW QUALITY PROTEIN: zinc finger protein 609 (The sequence of the model RefSeq protein was modified relative to this genomic sequence to represent the inferred CDS: inserted 8 bases in 7 codons; deleted 5 bases in 4 codons; substituted 3 bases at 3 genomic stop codons), producing the protein MSLSSGASGGKGVDANPVETYDSGDEWDIGVGNLIIDLDADLEKDQQKLEMSGSKEVGIPAPNAVATLPDNIKFVTPVPGPQGKEGKSKSKRNKSGKDTSKPTPGTSLFTPSEGAASKKEVQGRSGDGANSGSLVAAIAPKGSEKATKASRSVAGSKKEKENSSSKSKKERSEGVGTCSEKDPGVLQPVPLGARGGQYDGSAGVDTGAVEPLGSIAIEPGAALNPLGAKPEPEEGENECRPLKKVKSEKMESPVSTPAVLPLHLLVPVVSNDISSPCEQIMVRTRSVGVNTCDVALATEPECLGPCEPGTSVNLEGIVWQETEDGMLVVNVTWRNKTYVGTLLDCTRHDWAPPRFCDSPTSDLEMRNGRGRGKRMRPNSNTPVSETAAASDSKGTSSSSXTRAGANSKGRRGSQNSSEHRPPASSTSEDVKASPSSVNKRKXKPLSDMELNSSSEDSKGSKRVRTNSMGSATGPLPGTKVETTVLDRNCPSPVLIDCPHPNCNXKYKHLNGLKYHQAHAHTDDDSKPEADGDSEYGEEPRLHADLGSCNGASVSQKGSLSPARSXTPKVRLVEPHSPSPSSKFSTKGLCKKKLSGEXDTDLGALSNDGSDDGPSVMDETSNDALTLWKGSCIEKKSVKTLXFETXKMPSKSLKSARPIAPAIPPQQIYTFQTATFTAASPGSSSGLTTTVVQAMPNSPQLKPIQPKPTVMGEPFAINPALTPAKDKKKKDKKKKESSKELESPLTPGKVCRAEEGKSPFRESSGDGMKMEGLLNGSSDPHQSRLASIKAEADKIYSFTDNAPSPSIGGSSRLDSTTPTQPMTPLHVVTQNGAEAGSVKTNSPAYSDISDAGEDGEGKVDSVKSKDPEQLVKEGAKKTLFPTQPQSKDSPYYQGFESYYSPNYAQSSPGALNAGSQAGVESQALKAKKDEEPESIEGKGKNDVCEDKKPEMSGSSQQPSVIQQRPSMYMQSLYYNQYAYVPPYGYSDQGYHAHLLSTNAAYRQQYEEQQKRQSLEQQQQQQQRGLDKKAELGLKEREAALKEEWKXKPSIPPPLTKAPACTDLVSQDPGKAKEPGLDPAKSVIIPKLDDSSXLPARPQKHFKVKLSEASHLGKEALRLRQVLSGGRQAEVDPILWLSXEAEPRMWTYVYPAKYSDIKSEDERWKEERDRKLKEERSRSKDSVPKEDGKESTSSDCKLPTSEESRLGSKEPRPSVHVPVSSPLTQHQSYIPYMHGYSYSQSYDPSHPSYRGMPAVMMQNYPGSYLPSSYSFSPYGSKVSGGDDADKARASPSVGCKSSSESKALDILQQHASHYKSKSPTISDKTSQERDRGGCGVVGGGGGCSSIGAAGSSERSVDRPRTSPSQRLMSTHHHHHHLGYSLLPAQYNLPYAAGLSSTAIVASQQGATPSLYPPPRR